One stretch of Sebastes umbrosus isolate fSebUmb1 chromosome 5, fSebUmb1.pri, whole genome shotgun sequence DNA includes these proteins:
- the cpox gene encoding oxygen-dependent coproporphyrinogen-III oxidase, mitochondrial → MAFIVFYSVNKTAQITARRCLMSHLKGVASSGRSQVQLSCIHSPPPPVTTRWFSRGSGVRFMSHGTAGRSGAGRTRRGALVLTGAAVTAAVVAGFLGNHFQRADMATKVSQQEEKREHQEGDILERCRGFMCPPVTDIGVLQARKEEMRTRMEMLIMETQADFCNALQEVDGGTFKVDQWQRKEGGGGISCVMQDGKVFEKAGVNVSVVFGNLTEEAARQMRSRGKVLKGKDGKLPFCAMGVSSVIHPKNPHIPTVHFNYRYFEIEEEDGTKQWWFGGGTDLTPVYINKEDAFHFHNTLKEACDKHHPQYYPDFKKWCDRYFYIRHRGETRGLGGIFFDDLESPSQEEAFSFVKSCARTVVPCYLPIVYKHLNDTVTDAEKDWQQVRRGRYVEFNLVYDRGVKFGLATPGSRIESILMSLPLTARWEYMHEPAKGTLEAEMLEALRNPKEWV, encoded by the exons ATGGCCTTCATAGTCTTCTACTCGGTGAACAAAACGGCTCAAATCACCGCGAGGCGATGTTTGATGTCACATTTAAAGGGGGTTGCCAGTTCAGGACGGTCACAGGTACAGTTATCCTGCATTCACAGCCCGCCGCCGCCGGTGACTACGAGATGGTTTTCCAGGGGCTCCGGTGTTCGGTTCATGTCCCACGGGACCGCAGGCAGATCCGGAGCCGGGCGGACCAGAAGAGGAGCTCTGGTGCTCACTGGAGCCGCAGTAACAGCGGCAGTAGTAGCAGGGTTTCTAGGCAACCACTTCCAGCGCGCTGACATGGCAACGAAAGTCtcccagcaggaggagaagagagagcacCAAGAGGGGGATATCCTGGAGAGATGCAGGGGCttcatgtgtcctccggtgacCGACATCGGTGTGCTGCAGGCGAGGAAAGAGGAGATGCGTACGAGGATGGAGATGCTGATCATGGAGACGCAGGCCGACTTCTGCAACGCCTTGCAGGAGGTGGACGGTGGGACATTCAAGGTGGACCAGTGGCAGAGGAAAGAAG gTGGCGGAGGAATCAGCTGTGTGATGCAAGATGGAAAGGTGTTTGAGAAGGCAGGGGTCAACGTGTCAGTGGTGTTTGGAAACCTGACCGAGGAGGCCGCCAGGCAGATGAGGAGTAGAGGGAAAGTCCTCAAAGGGAAAGATG GTAAGCTGCCATTTTGTGCCATGGGTGTGAGCTCTGTCATCCACCCCAAGAATCCCCACATCCCAACAGTGCACTTCAATTACAGATACTTTGAGATCGAAGAGGAAGATG GCACTAAACAGTGGTGGTTTGGTGGAGGCACAGACCTGACTCCAGTTTATATTAATAAAGAAGATGCGTTTCACTTCCACAACACCCTGAAGGAGGCATGTGACAAGCACCACCCGCAGTACTACCCCGACTTTAAGAAATG GTGTGACCGATACTTCTACATCCGGCACAGAGGAGAGACTCGGGGTCTAGGAGGGATCTTCTTCGATGACCTGGAGTCCCCGAGTCAGGAGGAGGCATTCAGCTTCGTTAAGAGCTGTGCCCGCACCGTGGTGCCATGTTACCTGCCCATCGTATACAAACACCTGAACGACACCGTTACTGATGCAGAGAAGGACTGGCAGCAGGTACGACGAGGAAG ATATGTGGAGTTCAACCTGGTGTATGACAGGGGAGTGAAGTTTGGCTTGGCTACGCCTGGCTCCAGAATTGAGAGCATTCTCATGTCCCTCCCCCTCACTGCGAG GTGGGAGTACATGCATGAGCCTGCCAAAGGTACCCTGGAGGCTGAGATGCTGGAGGCATTACGAAACCCCAAGGAGTGGGTGTGA
- the prrg1 gene encoding transmembrane gamma-carboxyglutamic acid protein 1: MGIVFLPADAAHSVLRRLRRANFMLEEMKQGNIQRECREEICTYEEAREAFENDEKTRRFWEEYVRESSPSGGLETVVGGIHSLYLIVPLLLVVLIIAAVAITVWRCHSRKRSQRSPSLGHSHHDHVLSVVSMDHWGRDYHHGDQSELSVHSSPAYPGSELTSGRGSAGDPPPSYEEAVGHTDVQIETEPPPQYEDIVNTSSTSSSGGPGK; this comes from the exons ATGGGGATTG TGTTCCTGCCGGCGGACGCGGCCCACTCGGTGCTGCGCCGGTTGCGCAGGGCCAACTTCATGCTGGAGGAGATGAAGCAGGGGAACATCCAGAGGGAGTGCCGCGAGGAGATCTGCACCTATGAGGAGGCCCGCGAGGCTTTCGAGAATGACGAGAAGACG agaCGGTTCTGGGAGGAATATGTGCGGGAGAGCAGTCCATCTGGAGGGCTGGAGACGGTGGTCGGAGGAATCCACTCTCTCTACTTGATCGTGCCATTGCTGCTGGTTGTGCTCATCATCGCTGCCGTCGCCATCACTGTGTGGCGCTGCCACTCCCGCAAGCGCTCGCAGCGCAGCCCCAGCCTGGGACACTCGCATCACGACCACGTCCTGTCAGTGGTCTCTATGGACCATTGGGGGAGGGATTACCACCACGGTGACCAATCAGAACTCAGCGTCCACAGCAGCCCGGCTTATCCAGGCTCAGAGCTCACATCAGGGAGAGGAAGCGCTGGAGACCCGCCGCCGTCTTACGAGGAGGCTGTGGGCCATACAGACGTCCAGATAGAGACAGAGCCACCTCCACAGTATGAGGATATAGTCAACACCAGCTCTACTAGTTCCAGTGGTGGCCCCGGGAAGTAA
- the tmem47 gene encoding transmembrane protein 47, giving the protein MMSSSVSGTEEVRVSSLTPLKLVGLVCVFLALCLDVGSVLSPAWVTADDQYYLSMWWSCWKPVSSEDWSCISTLVTDWQIATLALLLGGAALTLLSFLVALLSLCSGSRSRCYKPVAVMLFSAVVLQVCSLVLFPIKFIETVSLRVYHEFNWGYGLAWGSTIFSFGGAILYCLNPKNYEDYY; this is encoded by the exons ATGATGTCTTCATCGGTGAGCGGCACAGAGGAGGTGCGGGTGTCGTCGCTGACGCCCCTGAAGTTGGTGGGTCTGGTGTGCGTGTTTCTCGCCCTGTGTCTGGATGTCGGGTCCGTGCTGAGCCCGGCCTGGGTCACGGCGGACGACCAGTACTACCTGTCCATGTGGTGGTCCTGCTGGAAGCCCGTCAGCTCCGAGGACTGGTCCTGCATCAGCACGCTGGTCACCG aCTGGCAGATCGCCACACTGGCCTTGCTGTTGGGGGGGGCGGCCCTCACCCTGCTCTCCTTCCTCGTGGCGTTGCTCTCCCTGTGCTCCGGCTCCAGGAGTCGCTGCTACAAGCCCGTGGCCGTCATGCTGTTCTCCGCAG TGGTGCTCCAGGTGTGCAGCTTGGTCCTGTTCCCCATCAAGTTCATCGAGACGGTCAGTCTGCGGGTGTACCACGAGTTCAACTGGGGCTACGGCCTGGCCTGGGGATCCACCATCTTCTCTTTTGGGGGAGCAATCCTCTACTGCCTCAACCCCAAGAACTATGAAGACTACTACTAA